The proteins below are encoded in one region of Apium graveolens cultivar Ventura chromosome 4, ASM990537v1, whole genome shotgun sequence:
- the LOC141718184 gene encoding VQ motif-containing protein 11-like: protein MGSSSSSFNGRHSPVNVGGVRPSFKLQEHARNLQLQLNQNGLTESTFAPRKRVINVSPVSTLDTILARGSPSPGTSVSPFVPQEEIAMADKGFYLYPSPPATASKPQPQLLPLFPTSPDL, encoded by the coding sequence ATGGGCTCTTCTAGTTCCTCCTTCAATGGAAGGCACAGCCCTGTTAACGTTGGTGGAGTAAGACCATCGTTCAAACTCCAGGAACACGCTAGAAACCTCCAATTACAATTGAACCAAAATGGGTTAACTGAGTCTACATTTGCACCACGAAAGAGAGTGATAAATGTCTCGCCTGTGTCAACATTGGACACGATTTTGGCACGAGGGAGTCCAAGTCCAGGAACATCAGTGTCACCTTTTGTACCACAGGAGGAGATAGCTATGGCAGATAAAGGCTTTTATTTGTATCCCAGTCCACCGGCTACTGCTAGCAAGCCTCAACCACAGTTGCTTCCCTTGTTCCCAACATCTCCAgatttgtag
- the LOC141718185 gene encoding VQ motif-containing protein 11-like yields the protein MASSSSSSSPKPNNNKSPQLENAICVHVDPSNYHDVVQKLTGARPAVEKLPITTSPHFNAKHNPVNVGAVRPSFKLQEPARNLQLQLNQNGLTESAFAPRKRVINVSPVSTLDTVLARGSPSPGTSVSPFVPVEEIAMANKGFYLYPSPPASTASKPQPQLLPLFPASPDS from the coding sequence ATGGCTTCTTCTAGTTCCTCTTCCTCTCCCAAACCAAACAATAACAAATCACCGCAGCTAGAAAATGCCATTTGTGTTCATGTTGACCCATCAAACTATCATGATGTGGTCCAGAAATTAACAGGAGCCAGACCAGCAGTCGAGAAGCTccccatcactacttctccacaTTTCAATGCAAAGCACAACCCTGTTAATGTTGGTGCAGTAAGACCATCGTTCAAACTCCAAGAACCGGCTAGAAACCTCCAACTACAGTTGAACCAAAATGGGTTAACTGAGTCTGCGTTTGCACCAAGAAAGAGAGTGATAAATGTCTCGCCTGTGTCAACATTGGACACGGTTTTGGCACGAGGGAGTCCAAGTCCAGGAACATCAGTGTCACCTTTTGTACCAGTGGAGGAGATAGCTATGGCAAATAAAGGCTTTTATTTGTATCCTAGTCCACCGGCTAGTACTGCTAGCAAGCCTCAACCACAGTTGCTTCCCTTGTTCCCAGCATCTCCAGATTCTTAA
- the LOC141718186 gene encoding VQ motif-containing protein 11-like, producing MASSSSSSSPKPNNNKSPQLENAICVHVDPSNYHDVVQKLTGARPAVEKLPITTSPHFNAKHNPVNVGAVRPSFKLQEPARNLQLQLNQNGLTESAFAPRKRVINVSPVSTLDTVLARGSPSPGTSVSPFVPVEEIAMANKGFYLYPSPPASTASKPQPQLLPLFPTSPDS from the coding sequence ATGGCTTCTTCTAGTTCCTCTTCCTCTCCCAAACCAAACAATAACAAATCACCGCAGCTAGAAAATGCCATTTGTGTTCATGTTGACCCATCAAACTATCATGATGTGGTCCAGAAATTAACAGGAGCCAGACCAGCAGTCGAGAAGCTccccatcactacttctccacaTTTCAATGCAAAGCACAACCCTGTTAATGTTGGTGCAGTAAGACCATCGTTCAAACTCCAAGAACCGGCTAGAAACCTCCAACTACAGTTGAACCAAAATGGGTTAACTGAGTCTGCGTTTGCACCAAGAAAGAGAGTGATAAATGTCTCGCCTGTGTCAACATTGGACACGGTTTTGGCACGAGGGAGTCCAAGTCCAGGAACATCAGTGTCACCTTTTGTACCAGTGGAGGAGATAGCTATGGCAAATAAAGGCTTTTATTTGTATCCTAGTCCACCGGCTAGTACTGCTAGCAAGCCTCAACCACAGTTGCTTCCCTTGTTCCCAACATCTCCAGATTCTTAA
- the LOC141718187 gene encoding VQ motif-containing protein 11-like, which produces MASSSSSSSPKPNNNKSPQLENAICVHVDPSNYHDVVQKLTGARPAVEKLPITTSPHFNAKHNPVNVGAVRPSFKLQEPARNLQLQLNQNGLTESAFAPRKRVINVSPVSTLDTVLARGSPSPGTSVSPFVPVEEIAMANKGFYLYPSPPASTASKPQPQFLPLFPTSPDS; this is translated from the coding sequence ATGGCTTCTTCTAGTTCCTCTTCCTCTCCCAAACCAAACAATAACAAATCACCGCAGCTAGAAAATGCCATTTGTGTTCATGTTGACCCATCAAACTATCATGATGTGGTCCAGAAATTAACAGGAGCCAGACCAGCAGTCGAGAAGCTccccatcactacttctccacaTTTCAATGCAAAGCACAACCCTGTTAATGTTGGTGCAGTAAGACCATCGTTCAAACTCCAAGAACCAGCTAGAAACCTCCAACTACAGTTGAACCAAAATGGGTTAACTGAGTCTGCCTTTGCACCAAGAAAGAGAGTGATAAATGTCTCGCCTGTGTCAACATTGGACACGGTTTTGGCACGAGGGAGTCCAAGTCCAGGAACATCAGTGTCACCTTTTGTACCAGTGGAGGAGATAGCTATGGCAAATAAAGGCTTTTATTTGTATCCTAGTCCACCGGCTAGTACTGCTAGCAAGCCTCAACCACAGTTTCTTCCCTTGTTCCCAACATCTCCAGATTCTTAA
- the LOC141718189 gene encoding VQ motif-containing protein 11-like → MASSSSSSSPKPNNNKSPQLENAICVHVDPSNYHDVVQKLTGARPAVEKLPITTSPHFNAKHNPVNVGAVRPSFKLQEPARNLQLQLNQNGLTESAFAPRKRVINVSPVSTLDTVLARGSPSPGTSVSPFVPVEEIAMANKGFYLYPSPPASTASKPQPQLLPLFPASPDS, encoded by the coding sequence ATGGCTTCTTCTAGTTCCTCTTCCTCTCCCAAACCAAACAATAACAAATCACCGCAGCTAGAAAATGCCATTTGTGTTCATGTTGACCCATCAAACTATCATGATGTGGTCCAGAAATTAACAGGAGCCAGACCAGCAGTCGAGAAGCTccccatcactacttctccacaTTTCAATGCAAAGCACAACCCTGTTAATGTTGGTGCAGTAAGACCATCGTTCAAACTCCAAGAACCGGCTAGAAACCTCCAACTACAGTTGAACCAAAATGGGTTAACTGAGTCTGCGTTTGCACCAAGAAAGAGAGTGATAAATGTCTCGCCTGTGTCAACATTGGACACGGTTTTGGCACGAGGGAGTCCAAGTCCAGGAACATCAGTGTCACCTTTTGTACCAGTGGAGGAGATAGCTATGGCAAATAAAGGCTTTTATTTGTATCCTAGTCCACCGGCTAGTACTGCTAGCAAGCCTCAACCACAGTTGCTTCCCTTGTTCCCAGCATCTCCAGATTCTT